Proteins found in one Gadus macrocephalus chromosome 23, ASM3116895v1 genomic segment:
- the ythdf3 gene encoding YTH domain-containing family protein 3 isoform X1 — translation MSATTVDPRPKGQGNKVQNGSMHQKDGVNDDDFEPYLSGQTNQSNNYPPMSDPYMPGYYAPSIGFPYSLGEAAWSTAGDAPMPYLTTYGQMSNGEPHYIPDGVFGQPGALGNTPPFLGQHGFNFFPGSADFSTWGTSVSQGQSTQQSSVYSNSYGYAPSSLGRAIADGQAGFSSDTQLSKVPVLNSMEQGMAGLKLGADMGAAVTKTVGSPLAAAAGMSSMAANAVPQSVSSSAPKPASWAAIARKPAKPQPKVKPKANMGMGCGAAIPPPPIKHNMNIGTWDDKGPLGKAPMAQAMMPPQTMVQQPLMAQHQPLLQSPLPPQHPHQHQHQHQHQHQHQAYHLQSLQSPQHPQALPPGPPHSHPHPHAHPHSHPHAHLSSQAGPPQALHQHHPQQHHPQQHHPQQHHPQQQHHHQQQQQQQHHQQQQQQHHQQQQHHHQQQQQQQGPPPNRWVAPRNRGATFNQGPGAEGFAGMGGVAMSAPPCSSGEVHPVLEKLRTLNNYNPKDFDWSLKNGRVFIIKSYSEDDIHRSIKYSIWCSTEHGNKRLDGAYRSLGGKGPLYLLFSVNGSGHFCGVAEMRSAVDYNAYAGVWSQDKWKGKFEVRWAFVKDVPNNQLRHIRLENNDNKPVTNSRDTQEVPLEKAKQVLKIIATFKHTTSIFDDFAHYESRQEEEEALRRVRNTSGAGINSNLQAGRSLLELQLIWT, via the exons ATGTCCGCTACAACAGTCGACCCG AGACCGAAGGGACAAGGAAATAAAG TGCAAAACGGATCAATGCATCAAAAGGATGGTGTGAACGATGATGACTTTGAGCCATACCTAAGTGGTCAGACAAATCAG AGCAACAATTACCCTCCAATGTCCGACCCTTACATGCCCGGCTACTATGCTCCCTCCATCGGCTTCCCCTACTCCCTGGGAGAGGCCGCTTGGTCCACCGCCGGGGACGCGCCCATGCCCTACCTCACCACCTACGGCCAGATGAGCAACGGTGAACCCCACTACATCCCCGACGGCGTGTTCGGCCAGCCGGGCGCCCTGGGCAACACCCCCCCCTTCCTGGGCCAGCACGGCTTCAATTTCTTCCCGGGTAGCGCAGACTTCTCCACCTGGGGCACCAGCGTGTCGCAGGGCCAGTCCACGCAGCAGAGCTCGGTGTACAGCAACAGCTACGGCTATGCCCCCAGCTCCCTGGGCCGGGCCATCGCCGACGGCCAGGCGGGCTTCAGCAGCGACACGCAGCTGAGCAAGGTCCCCGTGCTGAACAGCATGGAGCAGGGCATGGCGGGGCTGAAGCTGGGCGCCGACATGGGGGCGGCCGTCACCAAGACCGTGGGCTCCCcgctcgccgccgccgctggcATGAGCAGCATGGCTGCCAACGCCGTCCCCCAGTCCGTCAGCTCCTCCGCGCCCAAGCCCGCCTCCTGGGCTGCCATCGCCAGGAAGCCGGCCAAGCCCCAGCCCAAGGTCAAACCCAAAGCCAACATGGGGATGGGCTGTGGTGCggccatcccccctccccccatcaagCACAACATGAACATTGGCACCTGGGACGATAAGGGCCCCCTGGGTAAGGCCCCGATGGCCCAGGCCATGATGCCCCCCCAGACCATGGTGCAGCAGCCCCTCATGGCCCAGCACCAGCCGCTGCTGCAGAGCCCTCTGCCTCCACAGCACCCTCATCAGCACCAACAtcagcaccagcaccaacaccaacaccaggcTTACCACCTCCAGTCTCTACAGTCCCCCCAGCACCCCCAGGCTCTGCCCCCCGgtcccccccactcccacccccatccccacgCCCATCCCCACTCCCACCCCCACGcccacctctcctcccaggCCGGCCCGCCCCAGGccctccatcagcaccacccacagCAGCACCACCCTCAACAGCACCACCCACAGCAACACCACCCACagcagcaacaccaccaccaacagcagcagcagcagcagcaccaccaacagcagcagcagcagcaccaccaacagcagcagcatcatcatcagcagcagcagcagcagcagggccctCCCCCGAACCGCTGGGTGGCCCCCAGAAACCGGGGCGCCACGTTCAACCAGGGCCCCGGGGCGGAGGGCTTTGCCGGCATGGGCGGCGTGGCTATGAGCGCCCCCCCATGCTCCAGCGGAGAAGTGCACCCGGTGCTGGAGAAGCTGCGCACGCTCAACAACTACAACCCCAAAGACTTTGACTGGAGCCTGAAGAACGGCCGCGTGTTCATCATCAAGAGCTACTCGGAGGACGACATCCACCGCTCCATCAAGTACTCCATCTGGTGCAGCACGGAGCACGGCAACAAGCGCCTGGACGGGGCCTACCGCTCGCTGGGCGGCAAGGGGCCCCTCTACCTGTTGTTCAGCGTAAACGGCAGCGGCCACTTCTGCGGAGTGGCGGAGATGCGCTCAGCCGTGGACTACAACGCCTATGCCGGCGTCTGGTCGCAGGACAAGTGGAAGGGCAAGTTCGAGGTGCGGTGGGCGTTCGTCAAGGACGTTCCCAACAACCAGCTGCGACACATTCGCCTGGAGAACAATGACAACAAGCCGGTGACCAACTCCAGGGACACACAGGAAGTGCCTCTGGAGAAGGCCAAGCAGGTGCTTAAAATTATCGCCACCTTCAAGCATACCACCTCAATCTTTGATGACTTTGCACACTACGAGAGTcgccaggaggaagaggaggctctgaggagggtgaggaacac gagCGGAGCCGGAATAAACAGTAACCTTCAAGCTGGACGCTCTCTACTAGAACTGCAACTCATATGGACGTAG
- the abhd10b gene encoding abhydrolase domain containing 10, depalmitoylase b: MAAVALRSCRRGLSQIISNVGVSSVLSTGFEGGPRHVQCTSGVRHKSTVQFATRPDLPKLAYRRVKGKSPGVVFLPGYGSNMNGQKAEALEEFCRSLGHAYLRFDYTGHGASEGVFTEGTIGTWKKDVLYVLDELVEGPQIMVGSSIGGWLMLLAAIARPEKTAALVGISTAADHLVTAFNTLPLETRKEFEEKGVWTVPTRHSEDGEYRFNMEFLREAENHRVLQSPIPVTCPIRLLHGLKDEDVPWHVSMQVAERVLSGDVDVILRRHAQHRMAEKDDIKLIVYTIDDLIDKLTTMV, encoded by the exons ATGGCAGCCGTGGCGCTGAGGTCCTGCCGCAGAGGACTTTCGCAAATCATCAGCAATGTCGGGGTCTCTTCTGTATTGTCCACAGGTTTCGAAG GAGGACCCAGGCATGTACAATGTACCTCGGGTGTAAGACACAAGTCTACGGTTCAGTTCGCCACCCGGCCCGACCTTCCCAAGCTGGCCTACAGACGGGTGAAGGGGAAGAGCCCAGGGGTGGTGTTCCTGCCCGGGTATGGGTCAAACATGAACGGACAGAAGGCTGAGGCCCTGGAGGAGTTCTGCAGGTCTTTGGGACATGCCTATCTCAG gttCGACTACACGGGCCACGGCGCCTCAGAGGGGGTGTTCACCGAGGGGACCATCGGCACCTGGAAGAAAGACGTCCTGTACGTCCTGGACGAGCTGGTGGAGGGACCGCAG ATCATGGTGGGTTCCAGTATAGGCGGCTGGCTGATGTTGCTGGCAGCCATCGCCCGGCCAGAGAAGACCGCAGCTCTCGTGGGCATCTCTACTGCGGCGGACCACCTGGTCACAGCCTTCAACACTCTTCCGCTGGAG acgcGCAAGGAGTTTGAGGAGAAAGGCGTGTGGACGGTGCCCACCCGGCACTCGGAGGACGGCGAGTACCGCTTCAACATGGAGTTCCTGCGCGAGGCGGAGAACCACCGCGTGCTGCAGAGCCCCATCCCGGTCACCTGCCCCATCCGCCTGCTGCACGGCCTGAAGGACGAGGACGTGCCCTGGCACGTCTCCATGCAGGTGGCGGAGCGTGTGCTCAGCGGCGACGTGGACGTGATCCTGCGGCGCCACGCGCAGCACCGCATGGCCGAGAAGGACGACATCAAGCTGATCGTGTACACCATCGACGACCTCATAGACAAGCTGACCACAATGGTCTGA
- the c1qtnf9 gene encoding complement C1q and tumor necrosis factor-related protein 9A, giving the protein MSVMSASRRVLPGRLCVTLFLLLLAARCVAQENPLTKGCGYPGIPGDPGHNGMPGRDGRDGLRGDKGDRGEIGVTGQGGKDGNNGEKGESGGAGPSGLKGKKGEHGERGAPGKMGPQGVLGPLGLKGIKGEFGPPGPRGPKGDIGPLGPEGSQGEVGPRGDRGIQGALGPPGRPGPKGDLGVPGHKGNIGYRGERGGRGDVGEKGQKGDTVIIPKSAFTVGLTEQTKQPPPDAPIRFNKIIYNLQNHYDPETGRFTCAVAGAYYFSYHITVFARNVKVALVKNGVKFIHTHDVYQSGEDQAAGGAVLNLAVGDKVWLQVVGGELYNGLFADEDDDTTFSGFLIFGA; this is encoded by the exons ATGAGTGTGATGAGTGCATCCCGAAGGGTTTTGCCGGGCAGGCTGTGTGTCACCCTTTTTCTCCTCCTGCTGGCGGCCCGGTGCGTTGCGCAGGAAAACCCCCTCACTAAAGGATGTGGGTACCCAGGGATACCGGGGGACCCCGGCCACAACGGAATGCCGGGCAGGGACGGTCGAGACGGACTCAGAGGTGACAAGGGCGACAGAG gTGAGATTGGTGTCACTGGACAAGGTGGTAAAGATGGCAAcaatggagagaaaggagagagtg GTGGAGCAGGACCATCGGGTCTGAAAGGAAAGAAGGGTGAACATGGAGAAAGGGGGGCCCCTGGGAAGATGGGGCCCCAAGGCGTCCTAGGACCCCTAGGCCTGAAGGGGATCAAAGGAGAATTTGGCCCACCAGGACCTAGAGGACCCAAAGGGGATATAGGGCCCCTGGGGCCAGAGGGGTCTCAGGGGGAAGTGGGCCCTCGAGGAGACAGGGGTATCCAGGGGGCCCTAGGACCACCAGGGAGACCAGGTCCCAAAGGAGACCTGGGTGTTCCAGGTCACAAAGGCAACATTGGCTaccggggggagagaggtgggcgGGGGGATGTGGGCGAGAAGGGCCAAAAGGGGGACACAGTCATTATCCCCAAGAGCGCCTTCACTGTGGGTCTCACAGAGCAAACCAAGCAGCCGCCGCCTGACGCGCCCATCCGGTTCAACAAGATAATATACAACCTACAGAATCACTACGACCCAGAGACTGGCCGGTTCACATGCGCTGTGGCTGGGGCATACTACTTTAGCTATCACATTACCGTGTTTGCCCGAAACGTCAAGGTGGCTCTGGTGAAAAATGGGGTGAAATTCATCCACACCCATGACGTCTACCAGAGCGGCGAGGACCaagcagcagggggcgctgttctCAACCTGGCGGTGGGCGACAAAGTGTGGCTCCAAGTGGTGGGAGGGGAGTTGTACAATGGCCTCTTcgctgatgaagatgatgacacAACTTTCTCCGGTTTCTTGATCTTCGGGGCTTAA
- the tagln3b gene encoding transgelin-3b, which translates to MANRGPTYGLSREVQEKIDQKYDPDLEQRLVDWIVAQCGGNLERPQAGKHNFQAWLMDGTILCRLINSLYPRGKEPIKKILETQMAFKQMEKISNFLQATEAYGVITTDIFQTVDLWEGKDLAAVQRTLMALGSVAVTKDDGHYRGDRDWFHRKAQGYRREFTEEQLRQGQSLIGLQMGSNRGASQSGMTGYGMHRQIM; encoded by the exons ATGGCGAACAGAGGACCCACCTATGGACTGAGCAGGGAGGTCCAGGAGAAGATTGACCAGAAGTACGACCCCGACCTGGAGCAGCGCCTGGTCGACTGGATAGTGGCCCAGTGTGGGGGCAACCTGGAGAGGCCGCAGGCGGGGAAACACAACTTCCAGGCCTGGCTGATGGACGGAACA ATCCTCTGCAGGCTGATAAACAGCCTCTACCCCAGGGGAAAAGAGCCCATTAAGAAGATTCTAGAAACACAGATGGCCTTTAAACAGATGGAGAAGATTTCAAATTTTCTACAAGCCACGGAGGCCTATGGGGTCATCACTACCGACATCTTTCAGACTGTGGATCTCTGGGAAG gtaaGGACCTGGCAGCGGTGCAGAGGACCCTCATGGCACTAGGCAGTGTGGCGGTCACTAAGGACGATGGTCACTACAGAGGGGACCGCGACTGGTTCCACAG GAAGGCCCAGGGTTACCGGCGGGAGTTCACCGAGGAGCAGCTCCGACAGGGTCAGAGTCTGATCGGACTGCAGATGGGCAGCAACCGCGGGGCGTCCCAGTCCGGAATGACGGGCTACGGCATGCACCGCCAGATCATGTag
- the ythdf3 gene encoding YTH domain-containing family protein 3 isoform X2: MSATTVDPRPKGQGNKVQNGSMHQKDGVNDDDFEPYLSGQTNQSNNYPPMSDPYMPGYYAPSIGFPYSLGEAAWSTAGDAPMPYLTTYGQMSNGEPHYIPDGVFGQPGALGNTPPFLGQHGFNFFPGSADFSTWGTSVSQGQSTQQSSVYSNSYGYAPSSLGRAIADGQAGFSSDTQLSKVPVLNSMEQGMAGLKLGADMGAAVTKTVGSPLAAAAGMSSMAANAVPQSVSSSAPKPASWAAIARKPAKPQPKVKPKANMGMGCGAAIPPPPIKHNMNIGTWDDKGPLGKAPMAQAMMPPQTMVQQPLMAQHQPLLQSPLPPQHPHQHQHQHQHQHQHQAYHLQSLQSPQHPQALPPGPPHSHPHPHAHPHSHPHAHLSSQAGPPQALHQHHPQQHHPQQHHPQQHHPQQQHHHQQQQQQQHHQQQQQQHHQQQQHHHQQQQQQQGPPPNRWVAPRNRGATFNQGPGAEGFAGMGGVAMSAPPCSSGEVHPVLEKLRTLNNYNPKDFDWSLKNGRVFIIKSYSEDDIHRSIKYSIWCSTEHGNKRLDGAYRSLGGKGPLYLLFSVNGSGHFCGVAEMRSAVDYNAYAGVWSQDKWKGKFEVRWAFVKDVPNNQLRHIRLENNDNKPVTNSRDTQEVPLEKAKQVLKIIATFKHTTSIFDDFAHYESRQEEEEALRRERSRNKQ; this comes from the exons ATGTCCGCTACAACAGTCGACCCG AGACCGAAGGGACAAGGAAATAAAG TGCAAAACGGATCAATGCATCAAAAGGATGGTGTGAACGATGATGACTTTGAGCCATACCTAAGTGGTCAGACAAATCAG AGCAACAATTACCCTCCAATGTCCGACCCTTACATGCCCGGCTACTATGCTCCCTCCATCGGCTTCCCCTACTCCCTGGGAGAGGCCGCTTGGTCCACCGCCGGGGACGCGCCCATGCCCTACCTCACCACCTACGGCCAGATGAGCAACGGTGAACCCCACTACATCCCCGACGGCGTGTTCGGCCAGCCGGGCGCCCTGGGCAACACCCCCCCCTTCCTGGGCCAGCACGGCTTCAATTTCTTCCCGGGTAGCGCAGACTTCTCCACCTGGGGCACCAGCGTGTCGCAGGGCCAGTCCACGCAGCAGAGCTCGGTGTACAGCAACAGCTACGGCTATGCCCCCAGCTCCCTGGGCCGGGCCATCGCCGACGGCCAGGCGGGCTTCAGCAGCGACACGCAGCTGAGCAAGGTCCCCGTGCTGAACAGCATGGAGCAGGGCATGGCGGGGCTGAAGCTGGGCGCCGACATGGGGGCGGCCGTCACCAAGACCGTGGGCTCCCcgctcgccgccgccgctggcATGAGCAGCATGGCTGCCAACGCCGTCCCCCAGTCCGTCAGCTCCTCCGCGCCCAAGCCCGCCTCCTGGGCTGCCATCGCCAGGAAGCCGGCCAAGCCCCAGCCCAAGGTCAAACCCAAAGCCAACATGGGGATGGGCTGTGGTGCggccatcccccctccccccatcaagCACAACATGAACATTGGCACCTGGGACGATAAGGGCCCCCTGGGTAAGGCCCCGATGGCCCAGGCCATGATGCCCCCCCAGACCATGGTGCAGCAGCCCCTCATGGCCCAGCACCAGCCGCTGCTGCAGAGCCCTCTGCCTCCACAGCACCCTCATCAGCACCAACAtcagcaccagcaccaacaccaacaccaggcTTACCACCTCCAGTCTCTACAGTCCCCCCAGCACCCCCAGGCTCTGCCCCCCGgtcccccccactcccacccccatccccacgCCCATCCCCACTCCCACCCCCACGcccacctctcctcccaggCCGGCCCGCCCCAGGccctccatcagcaccacccacagCAGCACCACCCTCAACAGCACCACCCACAGCAACACCACCCACagcagcaacaccaccaccaacagcagcagcagcagcagcaccaccaacagcagcagcagcagcaccaccaacagcagcagcatcatcatcagcagcagcagcagcagcagggccctCCCCCGAACCGCTGGGTGGCCCCCAGAAACCGGGGCGCCACGTTCAACCAGGGCCCCGGGGCGGAGGGCTTTGCCGGCATGGGCGGCGTGGCTATGAGCGCCCCCCCATGCTCCAGCGGAGAAGTGCACCCGGTGCTGGAGAAGCTGCGCACGCTCAACAACTACAACCCCAAAGACTTTGACTGGAGCCTGAAGAACGGCCGCGTGTTCATCATCAAGAGCTACTCGGAGGACGACATCCACCGCTCCATCAAGTACTCCATCTGGTGCAGCACGGAGCACGGCAACAAGCGCCTGGACGGGGCCTACCGCTCGCTGGGCGGCAAGGGGCCCCTCTACCTGTTGTTCAGCGTAAACGGCAGCGGCCACTTCTGCGGAGTGGCGGAGATGCGCTCAGCCGTGGACTACAACGCCTATGCCGGCGTCTGGTCGCAGGACAAGTGGAAGGGCAAGTTCGAGGTGCGGTGGGCGTTCGTCAAGGACGTTCCCAACAACCAGCTGCGACACATTCGCCTGGAGAACAATGACAACAAGCCGGTGACCAACTCCAGGGACACACAGGAAGTGCCTCTGGAGAAGGCCAAGCAGGTGCTTAAAATTATCGCCACCTTCAAGCATACCACCTCAATCTTTGATGACTTTGCACACTACGAGAGTcgccaggaggaagaggaggctctgaggagg gagCGGAGCCGGAATAAACAGTAA